The Deltaproteobacteria bacterium genome window below encodes:
- a CDS encoding TolC family protein → MPSPLAPPSGDPATLARQAIDHHPTIVAARARLEQVRHTLELEKARRLPDPTLTAGYKRSARHDTLVAGLVVPLPLFARNEGNIECAAAEERVAALELDALYKRQLAATTGLMHSAQALAANAQQLHQRMLHLAEVVRTASRSSFREGATEISFALLSEKAFTAQLLLQEGTQP, encoded by the coding sequence ATGCCCTCCCCCTTAGCTCCGCCGTCCGGCGATCCTGCCACCCTCGCTCGTCAAGCCATCGACCATCATCCAACCATCGTCGCCGCGCGCGCCCGACTGGAACAAGTACGCCATACTCTAGAGCTGGAGAAAGCACGCCGCCTCCCGGACCCGACGCTGACCGCAGGCTACAAACGTTCCGCCAGGCACGACACGCTCGTGGCTGGCCTTGTCGTTCCTCTGCCGCTTTTCGCCCGGAACGAAGGCAATATCGAGTGCGCTGCCGCCGAAGAGCGTGTGGCTGCCCTCGAACTCGACGCCCTGTATAAACGCCAGCTCGCCGCTACGACAGGGCTCATGCATTCCGCTCAAGCCTTGGCCGCCAACGCACAGCAGCTTCATCAACGGATGCTCCATCTCGCTGAGGTGGTGCGTACCGCCTCTCGTTCGTCCTTCCGCGAAGGCGCGACCGAGATATCTTTCGCTTTGCTGAGTGAGAAAGCCTTTACCGCCCAGCTCCTACTGCAAGAAGGGACTCAGCCTTGA